The stretch of DNA GGGTCGCCGGTGTACACGCGGTTGATGGCAATCGAAAGCACCGTCAACGGACCACTCGAATAGCTCTCGGTGTTGAGCCTTGCACGTTCGATACGGGCTGCCGCTTCCAGGTACCGCATCTGGGTCGCCGCTAGTGCCGAGGTGCTCAGGACAACGATGAGCACAATCAACATTGCGTATCCGCCGCGTCTTCGCGACGGGCGATAGGCTGCACTTGATGATGCGATGCGATTGGTTGGGTTACTCATGGCAAATCCGATGTGGCAAAGCGAAACTCTCGTTGCCAATCACCAACGGAGAACTCAAACCAAAGGGAAATCACTCCGCTGTCGATTAGGATCTCCATATCGCTAACGTTCTCGGCCATCACAAAATCGTTTCCTGACACGCTGTCGTTGCGAATGAATCGTTTGGTATCGGTATCGAGGAGGTAGGTAATGATTCGGTCCGAGCCAGACCAATTGGCGGTTCCATCAAGTTGCGAATCGAAGCACAACTGCAATTCAGTATCCGAGACAAGTTGTTTCCCCACCAATCGCCAGCGTTTGGGGTGACCGGATCGGGACTCTGGCAGCGAACCAGCGAAATCGCGTCGCAGTGATTGGCTAAGTACTCGGAACTCGGTAGCCATGCGAGCTTCAGCAATGCCCTCGACAAAACCGCGGCTTATGTCGACCGCAGCGGTCGACGCCATGATGGCGACAAGCGATGCCATCATCGTTGCAAGTGTTGCCTCAAGCAAACTGAAACCCCTTCGACAATTCTGCTGTCGATGCATCATGGGATCTCCAGAGCAGCGGTGGCACCGCCAGTGTTACTTGGGGTGACACTCACAAGTTCGAATCGACGACTTCGAACCGCGATCGCATCACTGATCACGAAACTGCGTCCGGCAGGACCGTCATTGATTCGTATGCGCAGTGTGCCACTAGTGATCGGCATCACTTCGATGCGTTTCCACGAGTGGCCTCCGAAGTGGGTATCGTTACAAGAGACTCGTTGGTCCACGCTCACCACGGAAACAGGTGTGGCAGCGCTCCCATCGAATATCTGATAGATCGTTTCAGCCGCTAACACACTAAGAGTGGGATGAGTGATTAGGATCTCGTAAGTCCCCGCGGGTATGCCCGTGATTCTTTGTTCGGTATAGCTGCCTTCACCTATGTCAGTGGGCTGGTAGTGGTACTTTGCATTGCCACCATAACCGAGACTGGTTGTCCAGTCGTACCATTGGTAATAGTCGGATGAAGCGCGGAAGAAGATGTTATCGGCTGCGCTCGTATTGTCCGTGATCTTCGAAAAGAACGTATCAGGGACGACCGTTCCTGCTGGCGAGACGACTTCGTCAAGTTCAGCAATCACACCCAGTTTGCGAGCCCATTCATCGGGATGCGCATTGATGGCGGCATCTTCATCGGCGAAGGAGTTGAAGGTGCGATTGACCAGTGCTGAGGTTTGCTTGGTGTTGGCAATCGAAACCGAGTAAAGTCCTGCCGTCGAAATCGCTAGCAACACCATTGCAACTTGAACTTCCAAATAGGAAGAACCCTTTCGCAATGAAGAGCGGAATCGGTCGGCTGAAGAACAATACATGACGAGGCGTCGGACGAGATGGACTTAAAAGGACGGTGAGATCTGGGGTGTCGCATTACTAATTGGGCTTTCGGGACCCTGGACCACGCCGCCAATCACTCCGGTTTGATCGACCGTGAATGTTCCCTGCCACGCACCGGTGTAAACCGAATTGCCTTCGTCATCGAAGGAACGGCGGCGGGCTTGGGCTTGAAACGTGGTGTCGTCGGCGGCTGCGATCGAGAACTCATAGCGCGCGGCCGTGACCGTAATATTGCCATCGAGCAAATCAGCGTCGATTAGCGTTTGCAGGTTGGGGGCATAGGTTCGATTGTCGAGCCAATAGAAACGCTGAGCAACCGAAATCGAACGCAGTCCCGCGCCAACCAAGTCAGCGTGAGATTGTTCCATCGCTCGCGACATGCTTGGCGTCGCGAACGAAACCAATACCGCGATGATCGTCATCGTCACGACGACTTCGATAAGCGAAAAACCGTTGCGTTTTGCCGAACGATTGGATTTTATCATTTGACCGTTCCAGACATTTCGAACATTGGGATGTAGATCGCCAACATCACCACGCTGATCACGGCACCCATCACCATGATGATGGCGGGTTCAGCCAATTTGGTTGTTCGCGTCATGAACGCTTGAGTCTTTTCGCGGTAATAGGGAGCCATCTCTTCCATGACAGCACCTAATTGAGCTGACTCTTCGCCCACTCGAACTGCATTGACCATCATTGATGTGAACAAGCCTGATTCTTCGAGTCCGTCCGCTAATGCTCGGCCAGCAGCCATTCGATTCTTGGCCTGCAGTATTGAATCACGATACGGTGGTTGAGCTCGGAAAACATCGGCGACTGTGTCCATTGTTTCGAGCATTGGGACACCACTACGAAGCAATAGTGCGAGGTTTGACGCGAAGCGATACATCGCGGACTGGATCACTAAGTCACCCACAACGGGAATAGCGACGACGACCGAAATGATCGTCCGTCTTCCAGGCTCGGTTTTAGTCCAGCGATGCAGCAGAAATCCGCCAATGCCGATGCCGCCGACGACGTACACCCCGTAAGCGGTGACGAAGTCACTGGCACCAAGAACAAAAAGCGTGATGTCAGGTAGCTTCGCACCCATGTCGTTGAACATGCCACCAAATGTTGGAACCACAAACCACAGCATGACAAGGACTACCAAGAAAGCGACCCCGATTAGCACGCATGGATAGATCATCGCACCGATGAACTTACTTCGTGTATCGGCCGCTTCGCGAATTTGTCGATTCAGATCACCCAAAACGGTATCGAGTTTGCCGGTCGCTTCACCGGTCGCGATCATCGCGACCCAATGGTCCGGAAACATCGCGCCGGCTGACTCGTTCATCGAGGTGTGCAGCGGACTACCCGATGCGACACGCTCTGAAACCTCTTCCATCTTCTCTCGTAGATCTTTGCTCTGGTTTTGTTCAGCCGACAACTTCAAGGCACGCAACATCGGTGTACCCGATGCGAGCAGCGAACCGAACTGCTGGAAAAATGTCATCTTGTCATCGAGCGAGGCTCGACGATGTGATTTCGCCGATACTCGAGCACGCGATAGGAACCAAGATTCAAGAGACATGGGATGAAATTCGAGAGGGGAAGGTTAAGGAGTAAGAAAATAGAGTTAGTGCGACACGCAAATACTGAGGGCCTCGTCGAGACCAGTTTCGCCAGAGCGAACTTTCTCGATTGCACTGTCCTGAAGCAGCTTCATTCCGTCGGCGACAGCGGCTTTCTTCATCATTTCAACGGTGGCGCCGGATTGAATCATTTCGGATAATTGAGTGTTGAGACGAATGATTTCAAAGACAGCCAAGCGTCCTCGATATCCCGTGTCTCGGCACCGGCTGCATCCACCTGGCTTGAATATCACTGCTTTCGAGTCGATGCCGTATTGCTTTGACGAATCAGCGTCCACCTGGGTTGGAACCTTGCATTCATCGCACAACCGACGAAGCAATCGTTGGGCTACCAGCAAGCGCAATGTACTTGAGAGCAGAAACGGTTCGATGCCCATGTCCTTGAGCCGTGTCACGCTCGACAATGCATCGTTGGTGTGAAGAGTTGAGAAAACAAAGTGACCCGTCAAAGCGGCTCGCATGCATATGTCGGCGGTCTCGTTGTCTCGAACTTCGCCGACCATAATCACGTCCGGGTCTTGCCGTAAAAAGGCTCGCAGTGCGCTAGCGAACGTTAGGCCGACCTTGGTTCGCGTTTGTACCTGATTGATGCCACCGAACTTAAATTCGACGGGGTCTTCTACGGTGCAGATATTGGTTTCGCTGTCGTTGAGGTAGTTCAGGCACGAGTACAGCGTGGTGCTCTTACCGCTACCGGTTGGTCCGGTTACCAACATCAATCCGTGAGGGCTGCGAATAGATTCAGAAAGATCACGGTACTGACGCTCGTCGAGACCCAGCGACATCAAGTCATGAGGCAACGAGTTTTTATCAAGCACACGCATCACGACCTTTTCGCCGTAAACCGTGGGGCAAGTATTGACCCGCATGTCCACACGATGATCGCCACTACGAAGGCCAATCGCACCATCCTGTGGCAGGCGTCGCTCGGCGATGTCCATCTTGCTAAGTACTTTCAATCGGCTAATCACCGAGTTGAGAAGTTGCATGGGTGGCGGAGCGATCTCCGTTAGCGATCCGTCGATGCGCAAACGCACTCGACAATTGTCTTCGTAGGGTTCAATGTGGATATCGCTCGCTCGTGTTTGTAGAGCTTGTTCGAAGATGCTGTTCACGTACCTGATGATCCGCCCGTCGCGGCCTGGCGGGGGAGCTTGGTCAAGGTGAACAATCTCACAAGCTTCTGCGGTTTCTTCGTCGTCAAGTTCTTCGTGTTCTTCGACCTCTTCAAAGCTCGCAGTTTGCGTGCTCGTGACGGTATCAGTCCACGAAC from Rubripirellula amarantea encodes:
- a CDS encoding type IV pilin protein — its product is MIKSNRSAKRNGFSLIEVVVTMTIIAVLVSFATPSMSRAMEQSHADLVGAGLRSISVAQRFYWLDNRTYAPNLQTLIDADLLDGNITVTAARYEFSIAAADDTTFQAQARRRSFDDEGNSVYTGAWQGTFTVDQTGVIGGVVQGPESPISNATPQISPSF
- a CDS encoding type II secretion system F family protein; translation: MSLESWFLSRARVSAKSHRRASLDDKMTFFQQFGSLLASGTPMLRALKLSAEQNQSKDLREKMEEVSERVASGSPLHTSMNESAGAMFPDHWVAMIATGEATGKLDTVLGDLNRQIREAADTRSKFIGAMIYPCVLIGVAFLVVLVMLWFVVPTFGGMFNDMGAKLPDITLFVLGASDFVTAYGVYVVGGIGIGGFLLHRWTKTEPGRRTIISVVVAIPVVGDLVIQSAMYRFASNLALLLRSGVPMLETMDTVADVFRAQPPYRDSILQAKNRMAAGRALADGLEESGLFTSMMVNAVRVGEESAQLGAVMEEMAPYYREKTQAFMTRTTKLAEPAIIMVMGAVISVVMLAIYIPMFEMSGTVK
- a CDS encoding GspE/PulE family protein, with the translated sequence MSNAIAHSSKTRSNDPLIVRLLQSVTQLDPERLNDLYNSPTKGEVSFEEMVIRSGLANERQIAEAYARHYLMPLFDPPTDTPPPVDPEVASVLPSRLCRDHLIAPLSDDGQTIEVAVFSPDSLLLADEVKLITGRQMRPLFTTLSVIERLLCVLYEEGSWTDTVTSTQTASFEEVEEHEELDDEETAEACEIVHLDQAPPPGRDGRIIRYVNSIFEQALQTRASDIHIEPYEDNCRVRLRIDGSLTEIAPPPMQLLNSVISRLKVLSKMDIAERRLPQDGAIGLRSGDHRVDMRVNTCPTVYGEKVVMRVLDKNSLPHDLMSLGLDERQYRDLSESIRSPHGLMLVTGPTGSGKSTTLYSCLNYLNDSETNICTVEDPVEFKFGGINQVQTRTKVGLTFASALRAFLRQDPDVIMVGEVRDNETADICMRAALTGHFVFSTLHTNDALSSVTRLKDMGIEPFLLSSTLRLLVAQRLLRRLCDECKVPTQVDADSSKQYGIDSKAVIFKPGGCSRCRDTGYRGRLAVFEIIRLNTQLSEMIQSGATVEMMKKAAVADGMKLLQDSAIEKVRSGETGLDEALSICVSH